The Deltaproteobacteria bacterium DNA segment CGGTGAGATCTTGCAACGCCACCGGCACTTCTTGCGCAGCGGTGCCCCCAGCCACGAATGGGTGAACGTGAACGTCGTGGTGGAGAATGTCGGCCGGCTGGCAAGCAGCGAAGCGCGCGCGGAAGGCGTTGCCATTCGGCTGCGGCTGACTCCGCTCCTGCCGCCGGTGCAGGCCGACGGTGTGCAACTCGAACAAGTGGTGCTCAATCTCGTCCGCAACGCCATCGATGCCATGCGCGAAGGCAACCCCGCCGAGCTGTGCATTCATACCACCCTCGGCGCCCGCGAGATCGAGGTGGCAGTGGAGGACCGCGGGCGGGGCGTGCCGCCGGAGCTGGGCGAGCGCATTTTCGATGCCTTCGTCACTACCAAGCCGGACGGTCTGGGTATGGGTTTGTCCATCAGCCGCACCATCGTCGAAGCCCACGGCGGCCGCTTGTGGGCAACCGCGAACCCGGAGCGGGGCACGACCTTCCGGTTTGTGCTGCCGCTGCCTTGAGATGGCCGTGCCCATGTATCTTGAGCCCACCGTGTTCGTCGTTGACGACGATGCCGCCATGCGCGAGTCGCTGCGCTGGCTGCTGCAGTCGGTCGGCCTGCTGGTCGAGACCTACAGCACGGCCGAGGGTTTCTTGGACAGCTGCGACCCCGAGCGGCCGGGCTGTCTGGTGCTCGATGTGCGCATGCCCGGCATGAGCGGCCTTGGCCTGCAAGAAGAACTGGCGCGCCGCTGCATTGCGCTCCCGGCCATCATCATCACCGGATACGCCGAGGTGCCGACAGCGGTACGGGCGCTGAAATCCGGAGCCTTCGATTTCATCGAGAAGCCGTTCAGCGACCAGTTGCTGCTGGAGCGCGTGCGCCAGGCGATCGAGGTCGACCGCGCGGCGCGCCGGGTCCGCGCGGCACGGACCGAAGCCGCCAATCGCCTGGCCCGCCTCAGCGCACGGGAGCGGGAGATCTTGGAGTTTGTTGTCGCCGGCCAGCCCAACAAAGTGATCGCCCTCACGCTGGGAGTGAGTGCCAAGACGGTCGAAGCCCATCGCGCCCGCATCATGCGCCGCCTGCACGTTGACACGCTGGCCGATCTGGTACGCCTGGTTATGCTGGTCCAACCCACCGGTCCCGCCTCGCCCTGAGAGACGCCCCGGCCAATGCGCCGGCTGGGCGAGGCGATTAGCCCGCTTCGAGCCGGGATGCCCGCGCCGCCTCCGGCTGCGAGCCT contains these protein-coding regions:
- a CDS encoding response regulator transcription factor — its product is MYLEPTVFVVDDDAAMRESLRWLLQSVGLLVETYSTAEGFLDSCDPERPGCLVLDVRMPGMSGLGLQEELARRCIALPAIIITGYAEVPTAVRALKSGAFDFIEKPFSDQLLLERVRQAIEVDRAARRVRAARTEAANRLARLSAREREILEFVVAGQPNKVIALTLGVSAKTVEAHRARIMRRLHVDTLADLVRLVMLVQPTGPASP